In Halococcus salifodinae DSM 8989, one genomic interval encodes:
- a CDS encoding DEAD/DEAH box helicase codes for MNVAEAVPAFADAFAFESFNRMQREALPAILEGDENVVASAPTASGKTALAELAICKCLDAGGTALFIAPLRALTNEKESEWERFEDLGYSVYVVTGERDLNPRRAERADILVMTPEKVDSATRKHDSPRYGFITDVACCVIDEVHLLDSERRGSVLEVTISRLRRLCDPRIVALSATMPNVDEVADWLDAPPESTFDFDEEYRPVELEADVRTYTHGENAFADKYRRLYRALDLAEEHIRDDGQALVFVASRQDTVRAAEKARDELASRDIPIGARGDYDFHTETQVLENQTLRNSALDGVAFHHAGLSKSDKDHVEEWFRQGKIQLLFSTSTLAWGVNLPARCVVIRDTKYHDPLEGEVDMSPLDVLQMLGRAGRPGYDDAGYAHVVCDGSDAEKYRRLLRDGKEIESHLTADLDTHLNAEIAMGTIGDVGDVMDWLETTFGFVRARSSSNPDAVEELREQVRETLTELQERGFVATDDLRVSATPLGTLASAYYLRLPTASRFGDLTGTDPDTDEILATVAASAEFDSVNARQAERDAIDDVLGSRGKDLDSGTRKVLAILDASTHGSTPTELQSDAWVIRQNALRLLAALRAFLDRFGGPREANRASRVAARVENGVSEDAAALTAIDGVGPGRASKLAGEGIETPAALVAAGTAGLVDAGLSEGVAERVIESARELPRIDIEWDEFPERIARGENDPREVTVTNHAGGARAGIRVTVNDVEMTATDAYLGNETVPVPVFGGDPDTLTFAVEVIFPELPLEPVTETRTVWVD; via the coding sequence GTGAACGTCGCCGAGGCCGTCCCCGCGTTCGCCGACGCGTTCGCCTTCGAGTCGTTCAACCGGATGCAGCGCGAGGCGCTCCCGGCGATCCTGGAGGGCGACGAGAACGTGGTCGCGAGCGCGCCCACGGCATCGGGGAAGACCGCGCTCGCCGAACTCGCCATCTGCAAGTGTCTCGACGCGGGTGGCACAGCCCTCTTCATCGCGCCGCTGCGCGCGCTCACCAACGAGAAGGAGTCCGAGTGGGAGCGCTTCGAGGACCTCGGCTACTCGGTGTACGTCGTCACCGGCGAGCGCGATCTCAACCCTCGCCGAGCGGAGCGCGCGGACATCCTCGTGATGACTCCCGAGAAAGTCGACTCGGCCACCCGGAAACACGACTCCCCCAGATACGGGTTCATCACCGACGTCGCGTGCTGTGTGATCGACGAGGTCCACCTGCTCGACTCCGAGCGCCGGGGGAGCGTGCTCGAAGTCACGATCTCGCGGCTCCGACGCCTCTGCGACCCCCGGATCGTCGCGCTCTCGGCCACGATGCCAAACGTCGACGAGGTCGCCGATTGGCTCGACGCGCCCCCCGAGTCGACGTTCGATTTCGACGAGGAGTATCGCCCCGTCGAACTCGAAGCCGACGTTCGAACGTACACCCACGGCGAGAACGCCTTCGCCGACAAGTACCGCCGGCTGTACCGCGCGCTCGATCTCGCCGAGGAGCACATCCGCGACGACGGCCAGGCCCTCGTCTTCGTCGCCTCCCGGCAGGATACCGTCCGTGCGGCCGAGAAGGCCCGGGACGAACTTGCCTCGCGAGACATCCCGATCGGCGCACGCGGCGACTACGATTTCCACACCGAGACCCAAGTTTTGGAGAACCAGACGCTCCGGAACTCGGCGCTCGACGGCGTTGCCTTCCACCACGCCGGCCTCTCGAAATCCGACAAGGATCACGTCGAGGAGTGGTTCCGGCAGGGAAAGATCCAACTCCTCTTCTCGACCTCGACGCTCGCATGGGGCGTCAACCTCCCCGCCCGGTGTGTCGTGATTCGGGACACGAAGTATCACGACCCGTTGGAGGGCGAGGTCGATATGAGTCCGCTCGACGTGCTCCAGATGCTCGGGCGCGCGGGCCGGCCCGGCTACGACGACGCGGGCTACGCCCACGTGGTCTGTGACGGGAGCGACGCCGAGAAGTATCGTCGTCTGCTCCGCGACGGGAAGGAGATCGAATCCCATCTCACCGCGGACCTCGACACCCATCTCAACGCCGAAATCGCGATGGGCACGATCGGCGACGTCGGCGACGTGATGGACTGGCTCGAAACCACGTTCGGGTTCGTTCGTGCGCGGAGCAGTTCGAACCCCGACGCGGTCGAGGAGCTTCGCGAACAGGTCCGCGAGACCCTTACCGAACTCCAAGAGCGTGGATTCGTCGCAACCGACGACCTCCGAGTGTCGGCCACCCCGCTCGGAACGCTCGCCTCCGCGTACTACCTTCGACTCCCGACCGCGAGCCGGTTCGGGGATCTCACGGGGACCGATCCCGACACCGACGAAATTCTCGCGACCGTCGCCGCCAGCGCGGAGTTCGACAGCGTGAACGCGCGCCAGGCCGAGCGCGACGCCATCGACGATGTGCTCGGCTCTCGGGGAAAGGATCTCGACTCGGGCACCCGGAAGGTGCTCGCGATCCTCGACGCCAGCACGCATGGTTCGACCCCCACCGAACTCCAGAGCGATGCGTGGGTCATCCGGCAGAACGCGCTCCGGCTGCTCGCGGCGCTTCGGGCGTTCCTCGATCGGTTCGGTGGGCCACGCGAGGCGAACCGCGCGAGTCGGGTGGCCGCGCGCGTCGAGAACGGCGTGAGCGAGGACGCCGCCGCACTCACCGCGATCGACGGCGTCGGGCCGGGTCGGGCGAGCAAACTCGCTGGCGAGGGTATCGAGACGCCCGCCGCCCTCGTCGCCGCTGGCACTGCGGGGCTCGTCGACGCCGGACTGAGCGAGGGCGTCGCCGAGCGCGTCATCGAGAGCGCACGCGAGTTGCCCCGTATCGACATCGAGTGGGATGAGTTCCCCGAGCGGATCGCTCGCGGCGAGAACGACCCTCGCGAAGTCACGGTCACGAACCACGCTGGTGGCGCGCGCGCCGGCATCCGTGTCACGGTGAACGACGTCGAGATGACCGCGACCGACGCCTATCTCGGCAACGAGACGGTGCCCGTTCCGGTGTTCGGTGGCGACCCCGATACGCTCACCTTCGCCGTCGAGGTGATCTTCCCCGAACTCCCACTTGAGCCGGTCACCGAAACCAGAACTGTGTGGGTCGATTGA
- a CDS encoding HAD family hydrolase: MDAVLFDMDGVIVDSERYWADIEEERIFPAAGVPDLQASEITGMNYREVYDYLDDEYGVTVGREEFLGIYEEAAHEVYTERAVLMDGFRDLCGTLRDRGARLAIVSSSPPEWINLVCERFDLQEFDATVSAEEVDGPGKPEPHVYRHAADEIGVDPTKCVAVEDSTHGVASATAAEMTCIGYRGADAKELDLAAADTVVDGPQELRATLLAQ; encoded by the coding sequence ATGGACGCAGTACTGTTCGATATGGACGGGGTGATCGTCGATTCCGAGCGCTACTGGGCCGACATCGAGGAGGAGCGGATCTTCCCAGCGGCGGGCGTCCCCGACCTCCAGGCCAGCGAGATCACCGGGATGAACTACCGCGAGGTCTACGACTACCTCGACGACGAGTACGGCGTGACCGTCGGTCGCGAGGAGTTCCTCGGGATCTACGAGGAGGCCGCCCACGAGGTGTACACCGAGCGCGCCGTGCTCATGGACGGCTTTCGCGACCTCTGTGGCACACTCCGGGATCGCGGGGCGCGCCTCGCGATCGTCTCCTCCTCGCCGCCCGAATGGATCAATCTGGTGTGTGAGCGGTTCGATCTGCAGGAGTTCGACGCGACCGTTTCGGCAGAGGAGGTCGACGGGCCTGGCAAGCCCGAACCCCACGTCTACCGTCACGCAGCCGACGAGATCGGTGTCGATCCCACGAAGTGCGTCGCGGTCGAGGACTCGACACACGGCGTGGCGTCGGCCACGGCGGCCGAGATGACCTGCATCGGCTATCGCGGTGCGGACGCGAAGGAGCTCGACCTCGCGGCGGCGGATACGGTGGTCGACGGCCCCCAAGAGCTCAGAGCAACGCTGCTCGCGCAGTGA
- a CDS encoding endonuclease NucS domain-containing protein, which produces MSDGIRVFAGDCTITTEGDRAREQRGDVVVVIKPDDTVLVHDRDGFRPVAWLTRPETLAYDGTSTDDFSLTAIDGDSRLRVVTNDRYGLARYPVSAAGAPAGRCPDCNGALVRADGAVTCLDCEAQYGLPAGADVLDAPCEACGLPTMRAERGRAFTLCIDRECESLDDAVKATFDRAWDCSDCGGDLRVIREGHLLAGCDNYPDCETAFSFPTGVVDGECDCGLPEFATPSGNRCLDATCEHAA; this is translated from the coding sequence ATGTCCGACGGCATCCGGGTGTTCGCCGGCGACTGCACGATCACTACCGAGGGCGACCGAGCCCGCGAGCAGCGCGGCGATGTCGTGGTGGTGATCAAACCCGACGACACGGTGTTGGTCCACGACCGCGACGGCTTTCGACCTGTTGCGTGGCTCACCCGCCCCGAGACGCTCGCCTACGACGGGACGAGTACCGACGACTTTTCGCTCACTGCCATCGACGGCGATTCGCGTCTCCGGGTCGTCACCAACGATCGATACGGACTCGCGCGCTACCCAGTCTCCGCCGCCGGCGCGCCGGCCGGGAGGTGTCCTGACTGCAACGGCGCGCTCGTCCGCGCGGACGGCGCGGTGACGTGTCTCGACTGCGAGGCACAGTACGGCCTGCCGGCGGGTGCGGACGTGCTCGACGCCCCCTGCGAGGCGTGTGGCCTCCCGACGATGCGCGCCGAGCGCGGGCGCGCGTTCACGCTCTGTATCGACCGCGAGTGCGAGTCACTTGACGACGCAGTGAAAGCCACGTTCGACCGTGCGTGGGACTGTTCCGACTGTGGCGGCGATCTCCGGGTGATCCGCGAGGGCCACCTCCTCGCAGGCTGCGACAACTACCCCGACTGTGAGACCGCCTTTTCCTTCCCGACCGGCGTGGTCGACGGCGAGTGTGACTGTGGACTGCCCGAATTCGCGACACCCAGCGGGAACCGGTGTCTCGACGCGACCTGCGAGCACGCCGCCTGA